TTTTGCAAAAAACAAAAGGTAAGTATTTATTGGCGAGCTTGAACACAGACAGCTTTGACAACACGCCTTTTGCAGCAGCTTTAGTTGATAACATACTTTACGAAAAAGTTTTGAAAAACAAAGAGAATATAAATCGCTATATTCAAAACGCTAATTCTTATGAATTTTTTAAAAAATACAAAACCTATATTATTACTGGCAAAACAGGTTTGAATGTTGCCGACATAATTGTTGCCAGTAAGATTTAATTTTTTATTTTGTTATAATTTATAAAAGCAATTACAATTAACAAAAATTATGGAAATTAGAATTAAAAGAATTGACAAATCCCTGCCATTACCTATTTATCACACAAAAGGTTCTGTTGGCTTTGATTTATATGCAAGAGAGGATGTTAAGGTGCCTCCTTTCACGCCAACTCTTATACCATCTAACATAATTTGTAAAGTCCCAAAGGGTTATATGCTAATGATAGCAAGCAGGAGTTCTTTACCTCTTAAAAAAGGTTTAATGCTTGCAAATGGAGTTGGCATAATAGATCAAGATTATTGCGGACAAGATGATGAAATAAAAATACAGGTTTTAAATTTTACAAAGAAGACTGTTTTAGTGAAAAAAGGAGACAGAATCGCTCAAGGAATAATCGTAAAAATTGAAAAACCAAAATTTAAAGAAGTTAATAAAATAAAAAGCAAGAGTAGGGGAGGGTTTGGTTCAACAGGCGGCCATTAAAAATTAAAAATTACTTATGAAAAAGAATATTCTTTCACATTTTTTTACGAACTTGGACGACAATGTTTTTTGTTTAATTAACTTGCCAGAGGTTATTAAAGGCACTCTTTTTTCAAGATATTCAAGATCAAGCAAAGATTTAAGAACTCTTTTCAAGGAAGAATTTTTAACCAACAAAGACATTGCAGACATTATTCCTAAAAGTAGTATTAAAAGTTCAAAAATTTTAGATGTTAAAAAAGCAGAAGATTTTTATGAAAGAGTTTTAGTTGGTTATGGAGATGATTCTGTTGCTGAGTTGGGTGGCGCCCATATTGCCATAGAAAACATTAGTATGCTTGCAACAAAAAGTATAGAAGAACATAGAATTGGATTATCACCCTTGGAAAAATCAACAAGATATGTTTTATTTAATAAAAAAATAAAAGGCAGATATCCCTACTATATTGACAAAAATATAGAAAAATCAAAATATAAAAAAGACTATATTAACACAATGGATTATGTTTTTGATGTTTATTCTAAAATTGTAAAAGATATTCAGCCAATTTTAATGAAAATTTTTCCAGGAGACGATTCTAAGGCATATAAATTTTCAATAAGAGCAAAAGCTTGCGATATTGCGAGAGGTCTTTTGCCTCTTTCTGCCTTCACTAATATGGGAGTTTTTGGAAACGGAAGAGCTTTTGAATATTTAATAACAAATTTACTTAACGACCCTTTGCAAGAGGTTAGAACAATTGCTTTGAAAATGAACGAAAACTTAAGAAAAGTAATACCAGCGTTTATTAAAAGAGCGACGAATGAAAAAGGAAAAATGTTTAGAGACTATATTAAAAAAAGGGAAAGAGCTTTAAGTGTAGTTGTTAGAAAATTAAACAAAAAAGATACTCAATCACCACTAAAAAATCAAAAAGTAAAATTAATAGATTATGATAAAAACGGAGAAATAAAAGTTATTGCTGCAATCTTATTTGAAAGAACTCAAAAAACTCACAAAGATTGCTTAAACCTTGCTAAAAAATTATCAAAAAAGCAAAAAGAAGAAATTTTAAAAAAGTATTTAGATTTTAGACAAAACAGACATCACAAACCAGGAAGAGCATTGGAAGAGATTTATTTTTCGTTTGAAATAACCGCTGATTGGGGAGTATATAAAGATTTAATGAGGCATAGAATTTTAACAAGATACAGGCAATCATTTACAAACAAACTCGGCTTTTGTATTCCAAAAGAAATAACAATGACAGGTTTTGAAAATATGTACAAGTCAGCCTGCCAAAGCGCTTTAGAACTTTATGAAAAACTAAAAGAAAAACTTCCTTTTGAATCTCAGTATGCTGTTTTGCACGGCGCTTACAACAGATTTTATATAAAAATGAATTTAAGAGAAGCAGTACATCTTTGCGAATTAAGAAGTTCGAGACAAGGCCATCCAACCTACAGGAAAATAGCGCAAGATATAGCAAGAGAAATAATTAAAATTTATCCGTTGTTGGGAAAATTAAGTTTAAAGTTTGTCGATTACAAAGGTTACGACTTAGAAAGATTGCAAGCCTTCAAAGAACTAGAAGAAAAAGCAAAAAAACTTGGCGTAAAAGGTTTCGAGGAATAAAGTTTTATGTCGAATTGGTTTGACTTACCAGCAAAAAACGATAGATTGAAGAATATAGGAGTTTATAAAAAAGTGTTAATAAATTTTATTTATGCGTATTATTATAAAATTTGAGAAAAAAGAGAAGATACCTTATACGCAGAATCAAGTTTTCACCGAACTAATGTAGGATTGAAACGGACATCATAATACAAAATAAAAAAGCAAGGCATAAAGATAGAAAACATTCAAAGAAAATTTTTTTGGCAAAAAGCTAAACTATCAAAAATGTACTCATCTTATACAGGGTGTTGACAAATTTTTTTGGGTTTATTATCATATAAAGTATATTCAATGCTTTTTTTAATATTAGAAAAAATTGAAGATAGGTAAACTCAACAGTTCTCATTAGTGAGAAAAGTTTTTGTTTTTCTCGTTTTTTGTTTTACTTAAAAGAACTTAATTTAAATTTAAAATATTTAAATAAAAATATATTATGAAGACTCAAGTTAAAGTTAAGAACTTTAATAAATCAAAAATCTCTTGCCCTCTACCTCATTTGTTAGATGTTCAGTTATCTAGTTGGAAAAGGTTTTGGGATGAGGATTTAAGAAAGATATTAAAAGAACTTTCTCCAATAAGAGATTATTCTGGCAAAAAACTTGAATTGTGGTTTGAAGATTATTATTTAGACAAACCAAACTACGATAATTATTTTGACGCCTGGATCAACGACGACACTTACGAAGCTCCTTTAAGAGTTAAAGTAAAACTTGTTAACTTAGAAACAAAAGAAATAAAAGAGCAGGAAGTTTACTTATGTGACATACCTCTTATGACAGAAAGAGGTACTTTTATTGTTAATGGCGTTGAAAGAGTTACTGTTTCTCAGCTTATAAGATCTCCGGGCGTATTTTTCACAATGAATTATGTAAACAAAGAAAAAAACTTTGGCGCAAAAATTATTCCTTATAGGGGAGCGTGGCTTGAGTTTGAAACAGAAAAATCAGGTTATATTTCAGTTAAAATAGACAGAAGAAGAAAAGTTCCAGCAACAACTTTACTTAAAGCCTTTGGTTTGACAATGGACCAAATAAAAGAATTGTTTTCAGATGTTGATATAGGAGAAGTAAAGTATATAGAAAG
This sequence is a window from bacterium HR34. Protein-coding genes within it:
- the dut gene encoding Deoxyuridine 5'-triphosphate nucleotidohydrolase, with the protein product MEIRIKRIDKSLPLPIYHTKGSVGFDLYAREDVKVPPFTPTLIPSNIICKVPKGYMLMIASRSSLPLKKGLMLANGVGIIDQDYCGQDDEIKIQVLNFTKKTVLVKKGDRIAQGIIVKIEKPKFKEVNKIKSKSRGGFGSTGGH
- the thyX gene encoding Thymidylate synthase ThyX, which produces MKKNILSHFFTNLDDNVFCLINLPEVIKGTLFSRYSRSSKDLRTLFKEEFLTNKDIADIIPKSSIKSSKILDVKKAEDFYERVLVGYGDDSVAELGGAHIAIENISMLATKSIEEHRIGLSPLEKSTRYVLFNKKIKGRYPYYIDKNIEKSKYKKDYINTMDYVFDVYSKIVKDIQPILMKIFPGDDSKAYKFSIRAKACDIARGLLPLSAFTNMGVFGNGRAFEYLITNLLNDPLQEVRTIALKMNENLRKVIPAFIKRATNEKGKMFRDYIKKRERALSVVVRKLNKKDTQSPLKNQKVKLIDYDKNGEIKVIAAILFERTQKTHKDCLNLAKKLSKKQKEEILKKYLDFRQNRHHKPGRALEEIYFSFEITADWGVYKDLMRHRILTRYRQSFTNKLGFCIPKEITMTGFENMYKSACQSALELYEKLKEKLPFESQYAVLHGAYNRFYIKMNLREAVHLCELRSSRQGHPTYRKIAQDIAREIIKIYPLLGKLSLKFVDYKGYDLERLQAFKELEEKAKKLGVKGFEE